Proteins from a genomic interval of Rosa chinensis cultivar Old Blush chromosome 2, RchiOBHm-V2, whole genome shotgun sequence:
- the LOC112189019 gene encoding F-box/kelch-repeat protein At3g23880 — translation MSMEFSSCYLPEEMMIEILLRLPIKSLLQFTSVSKYWNSLIKHNTFIKDHLKLTSNRIARDGPLLLLRHCPREPNVEQYSLHLDNHTFQEYSKPQLTAKSFNECFRIVGSCNGLILLSDDYLTETNTFVLWNPSIRKSITLPKPHIRHSEYYTVYGFGFDAKKDDYKIVQLVYEGHNRAGPEVVLYSLNSGSWKAITAASPKHEIAPTMWSQVFVNGFIHFIGYSKKGEAYDNVVLGFNVCEEVFHEIKMPRDLASEVPDMELIAVSGKSLALQHYDSKHKCCNVWVMREYGVVESWTKQFSIDFLTPNFRVTKVLGSRKNGEFLLETYKAKKGEIVLHDPKKNTNEHLGIYTDPGYTSLEHYMESLVLLDKATSFADSMEQEEEE, via the coding sequence ATGAGCATGGAATTCTCATCATGCTACCTTCCTGAAGAAATGATGATCGAAATTCTTCTGAGGCTACCCATCAAGTCTCTCCTTCAGTTCACCTCTGTTTCCAAATATTGGAACTCCCTTATTAAACACAATACCTTCATCAAAGACCACCTCAAACTCACTTCAAACAGAATCGCCAGGGATGGCCCTTTGCTCCTTCTCAGGCATTGCCCCAGAGAGCCCAATGTAGAGCAGTATTCTCTACATTTAGACAACCACACCTTCCAAGAGTACTCAAAACCACAACTTACAGCTAAGAGCTTCAATGAGTGTTTCCGAATTGTGGGTTCCTGCAATGGATTAATCCTCCTCTCAGACGATTACCTGACCGAGACCAATACCTTCGTTCTATGGAACCCCTCAATTCGAAAGTCCATCACTCTTCCTAAACCTCATATCCGACACTCTGAATACTATACAGTTTATGGGTTTGGGTTTGATGCTAAGAAAGATGATTACAAGATAGTGCAGTTGGTGTATGAAGGTCACAACAGAGCTGGCCCTGAAGTTGTGCTCTACTCACTCAATTCAGGGTCTTGGAAAGCCATTACTGCAGCTTCTCCCAAGCATGAGATTGCTCCGACGATGTGGTCTCAGGTTTTTGTTAATGGGTTTATCCATTTCATAGGGTATTCTAAGAAAGGAGAAGCTTATGacaatgttgttttgggatttaATGTGTGTGAAGAGGTTTTTCATGAGATTAAAATGCCAAGGGACTTGGCTTCTGAGGTGCCAGACATGGAACTCATTGCAGTTAGTGGCAAGTCCCTTGCTCTGCAACACTATGATAGTAAACATAAGTGTTGCAATGTATGGGTTATGAGAGAGTATGGTGTGGTGGAGTCATGGACAAAGCAATTCTCCATTGATTTTCTCACCCCGAACTTTCGGGTAACAAAGGTTTTGGGGTCTAGGAAGAATGGTGAATTTCTTTTAGAAACGTATAAAGCAAAGAAGGGAGAGATAGTCCTTCATGATCCCAAGAAAAACACAAATGAGCATCTTGGAATTTATACAGATCCAGGGTACACAAGTCTTGAACATTACATGGAAAGTCTAGTTTTGCTTGATAAAGCAACTTCATTTGCAGATTCCATGGAGCAAGAAGAGGAAGAATAA